The genomic region CGACGCGGACGCGGTGGCCGCCGCCCGCCGCGGCACCAAACCCCTCGTGATGCTCGGAGAGCACATCGACGACCCGCGGTTCGACCTCGTCACCATGAAGAATGTCGGCGCGGCCAGGGCCATGACGGCCCACCTGCTGGCGGGAGGCCGGCGTCGTATTGCAGTGATCGGTGCCTCTCCCGGGGACCGTGCCGGTTCGCCTGGACTTCGGCTGGCCGGATACCGGGAGGCGTTGGCCGACGCGGGGGTGGACTTTGATCCGGCCCTTATTGTTCCGTCGGAGTGGCGCCGTGACGGTGGTTCGTCGGCGGTGGCCAGGCTCCTCGACAGCGGCCAGCCGTTCGACGCCGTCTTTGGACTGAACGACGTCCTGGCTTTGGGCGCGATGCACGAACTGCTGCTCCGCGGGGTCAGGGTGCCCGAAGACGCAGCCGTGGCCGGGTTCGACGACATCGATGAAGCGCGGTTCTCGTCCCCGTCGCTGACCACTGTTGCACCCGGCATGAACGAGATCGCCGAGCGGTCCGTGCAGCTGCTGATCGACCGGATCGAGGGGGCCGAGAAGGCCGCCGAAGGCACGCATGTGGAAGCACAATTTGAACTGCGGATCCGTGCCTCCGCACCGTAAATTTGCAGCCCGGGTTTCGCAGGGTCCCCGAACGGGTACGTCACCGTCACCGGCACCGGCACAGTGAACGAAAGGTGCACCCATGATTGCCCTGCTCATCATCGACATGCAAAACGCCTACTTCGAGGCGCCGGAACTGGCAGCCCAGCAGGAGCGGCTGGTCAGCGCCTGCAACACGCTCCTTGAGGGCTTCACGTCCAGTGGGTACAAGGCGCTGCTGGTTGGCACCGAGCACGAGCGGGATAAATCCACATGGACGCTGAACATGCTCGACGACGACCAGGGCTTCATTTTCCGGGGCAGCAAACAGGCGGAGGCTGTGCCAGGCCTCGTCACCGACGGCCTGCCACAGCTAAGCAAGACGCGGGACAGCGCCTTCGTGGGCACCAACCTGCTGTCCCGGCTGCGGAACTGGGGCGCCGATGAAGTGGTGCTGGCGGGCGTCTCCACGCACAACTGCATTGCCCAGACCGGAGCGGACGCCTTCGCCCACAACATCCGCGTCACGTACGCGGAGGACGCCATGGCGTCGGAGGACAGCCAGGACGCAGCGGACATGCTGCGCATCCTGTCCACCACCTACCGCCAGCCTGTCCAGTCGAGCAATGAGATCCTCGCCCGGCTCAGCGGAGGCCGTTGAAAGGCGCGGCCGCTGGGGGGCGGACCTGACATTTCTGAAATGTGGCGGAAACGAACGCGGTTTAGTCTGGGTCCCACGCCGACCCGCTGGCCATTGAAGGGATCCTCATGCATCTGCTGCCCCGTGAGCAGGAAAAGCTCATGATCGTGGTCGCCGCCGACCTCGCCCGCAGGCGGCAGAGGCGCGGACTCAAACTTAACTACCCCGAAGCCGTGGCTATCATCAGCTATGAACTCATCGAGGGTGCGCGGGATGGCCGCACCGTGGCTGAACTCATGAGCTACGGCACCACGCTGCTCAGCCGCGACGACGTCATGGAGGGCGTGCCGGAGATGATCCACGACGTCCAGATCGAAGCCACCTTCCCTGACGGCACCAAGCTCGTCACCGTCCACAACCCCATCCGATAGGGGGCGCCATGATTCCCGGAGAGTACGTCCTGCGTCCTGAACCGCTGGTCATCAACGCGGGCCGGGAGGCGATCGACGTTGTCGTCCATAACACCGGTGACCGGCCCGTGCAGGTGGGCTCGCACTACCACTTCGCTGAGGCGAACCCGGCGCTGGAATTCGACCGGGGCGCCGCCTATGGGCGGCGCCTGGACATCCCCGCCGGCACCGCCGCGCGGTTCGAACCGGGCGACGGGAAGACTGTCCGGCTGATTCGGCTGGCCGGCAGCCGGGAGGTTTACGGCCTGAGCAACGCGGTGAACGGCAGCCTCGGCGCTGACCGGGACACCACTGACCGGGACGCCACTGACCAGGACGGCGTTGACCGGGAAGGCGGACACCAATGAGTTTCGAATTGTCCCGCAGACAGTATGCGGACCTTTACGGCCCGACGACGGGCGATGCCATCCGTTTGGCGGACACCGACCTGTTCCTTGAGATTGAGAAGGACCTCACGAACTACGGCGAGGAAGTGGTGTTCGGCGGCGGCAAGGTCATCCGGGACGGCATGGGCCAGAACGGCCAGGCCACCCGGGACGGGGACGTCCAGGGGGGAGCCGTGCCGGACAGTGTCATCACCAATGTGGTGGTGCTGGACCACACCGGGATCTACAAGGCTGACGTCGCACTGAGGGACGGCCACATCTTCCGGATCGGCAAGGCCGGAAACCCGCAGATTGCCGATGGCGTGGACATTGTCATCGGCGCGAGTACAGAGATTATCGCGGGCGAACGCAAGATCCTCACCGCCGGGGGAGTGGATACACACATCCACTTCATCTCCGCGGACCAGGCCGCCACGGCCCTCTGCAGCGGCGTGACCACCATGGTGGGCGGCGGTACGGGACCGGCCGAAGGCACGAAGGCCACCACCGTCACTCCCGGAAAATGGCACATTCAGCGCATGCTGCAGGCCGCGGAAGGGCTTCCCGTCAACATCGGGCTGCTCGGCAAGGGCCACGCTTCCACCGTCGAGCCGCTGGCCGAGCAGATCCGTGCTGGCGCGGTGGGCCTCAAGGTCCACGAGGACTGGGGTTCCACCACGTCCTCGATCGACACCTCGCTGAAGGTGGCGGACGAGTATGACGTGCAGGTGGCCATCCACACGGACACGCTGAATGAATGCGGCTTCGTGGAGGACACCATCCGGGCCATCGGCGGGCGCGTCATCCACACGTTTCACACCGAAGGCGCCGGGGGCGGCCACGCGCCGGACATCATCAAAATCGCCGGCCGGCCAAACGTGCTTCCCGCCTCCACTAACCCCACGCTGCCCTACACCCGTAACACCATCGAAGAGCACCTGGACATGCTCATGGTGTGCCACCACCTCAACCCGGACATTCCCGAGGACGTGGCGTTCGCCGATTCCCGTATCCGCGCGGAGACCATCGCGGCCGAGGACGTCCTGCAGGACCTCGGCATCTTCGCCATCACGTCGTCGGACTCGCAGGCCATGGGGCGCGTGGGTGAGGTGATCACCCGCACCTGGCAGGTGGCGGACAAGATGAAGAAGCAGCGCGGCGTCCTGAAGGACCCCGACGGCGGGGCGCACGGTTCCGCTGCCGGTCTGGGCGCGGAGAGCGACAACTTCCGCCTCAAGCGGTACGTGGCGAAGTACACCATCAACCCGGCCATCGCGCAGGGGATGGCGGACTCCGTCGGCTCAGTGGAGGAAGGCAAGTTCGCAGACCTGGTGCTCTGGGATCCCGCGTTCTTCGGTGTGAAGCCCGAGCTGGTCCTCAAGGGCGGCCAGATCGCCTACGCCCTGATGGGCGACGCCAACGCGTCCATCCCCACACCGCAGCCGCGCACCATGCGCCCCATGTTCGCCACATTCGGCAAGGCCCTGCAGCAGTCCTCCATCACCTTCCTGTCCCAGGCCGCGATTGACGCCGGCGTGCCGGACGAACTTGGCCTGGAGAAGGTCATCCGGCCTGTCTCGGGTGTCCGGACCCTGACCAAGGCGGACCTGAAGTACAACGACGCCACGCCTGACATCCAGGTGGACCCGCAAACGTACGCGGTGACTGTGGATGGCGAAGAGATCACCTGCGAACCCTCGGACATTTTGCCCATGGCGCAGCGCTACTTCCTCTTCTAGGAGACTCAGATGATCATCGAGAAAGTCCTCGGCAACCTGCACGAGCAACCCGCGGAGTCTTACATCGGCGTGCACCGGGAGAAGGTGGTGCTGCCCAGCGCCCAGCTGGTCAAGCGCATCCAGCGCGTCACCACAGACCACGGCAACGAAATCGGCATCCGGCTTCCAGCGGGATCGGCCGACCTCCGGGACGGCGACGTGCTGCACCTGGCCGAAACCAACATGATCGTGGTTTCCGTGTTGCCCACCGACGTCCTGGTGATCGCCCCACGGGCCATCCACGAGATGGGCACTGTGGCGCATTCCCTCGGCAACCGGCACCTGCAGGCGCAGTTCTTCGACGAAGCTTCCGAGTACGGTGCCGAAGTCATGGTGTGCCAGTACGACCACACCGTCGAGGACTACCTCAAACACGTCGGAGTGCCCTACGACCGCCAGCAGCGCGTCATGCCAGTGCCTTTCCGCCATGCTGAACACAGTCACTAGCTACCAGCTCGCGCTTCGGCAGCTGACCGATTCCGCGCTCCCTACAGGGGCTTTTGCGCACTCCCTTGGCTTCGAGACCTACATCGACCGCGGGTTGGTCCATGACGAGGAGTCCTTTGGGTTGTGGCTGGGGGCGTTCCTTTCGCAGCAGCTGACTTATTCGGATGCACTCGCCATGCGGTTCCTGTATGACGGCGCTCCTGTGGCTGAGCTGGATGGGCTGCTGACCGCGCAGCTCTTGCCGCGGCAGGTGCGGGAGGCCAGCATCAAGATGGGGAACCGGCTGCTCGAAATCGGCACCGAAGTGTTTCCCTCGGCCGAGCTGTCGGAGTACCGGGCGCTGGTGAGCGGGGGCCGGGCTGCCGGCCATCAGCCGCTGGCGTTCGCCGTCGTCGCCCGTTCACTTGGGGTTCCATCGGCTGAGGCGCTCGCCGCGTACCTTTTCGCCACGGTCACGTCCCTGACGCAGAACGCCGTCCGCGCCATCCCGCTCGGGCAGACCGCCGGACAGCGCGTGCTGCGGAACGCTCACGACGCCGTTGCTGCCGCCGTCGAGCGGACCGCCCGCCTGGCGCCGGACGACTTCGGGGCGGTCAGCCCAGGACTGGAGATTTCACAGATGAGGCATGAGCGCCAGCGTGCCCGCATGTTCATGAGCTAGCAGGAGGACAACATGACTGAACCAATCAAGATCGGCATCGGCGGCCCCGTCGGCGCCGGAAAGACCCAGCTGGTGGAACGGCTCACGCGCCACATGAGCGCGGAAATTTCCATGGCCGCCATCACTAACGACATCTACACGATCGAGGACGCCAAGATCCTCGCCGCCAACGGCATCCTGCCCGAGGACCGCATCATCGGCGTCGAAACCGGCGGCTGCCCCCACACCGCCATCCGCGAAGACACGTCGATGAACACGGCCGCCATCGAGGAGCTCAAACAGCGGCACCCGGATCTGGAGGTGATATTCGTGGAGTCCGGCGGCGACAATCTCTCCGCCACTTTCAGCCCCGAGCTGGTGGACTTCTCGGTCTACATCATCGACGTCGCGCAGGGTGAGAAAATCCCGCGGAAGGCCGGCCAGGGCATGATCAAGTCCGACCTCTTCATCATCAACAAGACAGACCTCGCCCCGCACGTCGGCGCCGACCTCGCCGTCATGGAACGGGACTCGCGCGAGTTCAGGGGCGCCAAGCCGTTCTGCTTCACCAATCTCAAGACGGACGAAGGCCTCGAGCACGTCATCGAATGGATCCGGCGCGATGTCCTGATGCTCGACCTGGCCCAATGAGCACGAGGGCGGCAACTCAGGTGGTCACCTCATCGGCGGCCGGGCTGGGTCCGGCGGCTTCGCCGGATTTGGGGCCGTGCCCGCTTCGCGGTGCCCACCACGCCGCGGCCCCAAAATCCGGCCTCGCCGCCTCAGCGCTTAAGTCGCCAATGGGGGAGCTTGAGCTGCAAGTCGCCGTGCGTGCTGGGAAGTCCTTTACGTCGCACCAGTACCATCGGGGCGCCTTGCGGGTTTTGCGGCCGCACTATCTTGATGACAGCGGGCAGGTTTGCTACGTCGTCGTGAATCCTGGCGGGGCTTATTTGGGGGCCGACCTTTACGTTCTGGACGTGGAGGTGGGTGACGGGGCCGACCTGCTGCTTACCACGCAGTCGGCGACGAAGATCTACCGGACCCCAGGATCATTTGCCGAGCAGCGTATGAGCGTCCGGCTGGGGGAGGGCTCGCGGCTGGAGCTGGCGCCTGATCAGGTCATCGCCTACCGGGAGGCCAGCTACCGGCAGAACACCCACATCACGGTACGGCCGACGTCGAGCCTGGTGATGGCGGAGGTGATCACGCCGGGGTGGTCTCCGGACGGAGCCTCCTTCCGGTACGAGGAGCTGCGGCTCCGCAACGAGATCCGCGTGGAGACGGGCGGGGACACGCGGCTGCTCGCCCTGGACAACCTGCTGGTCCGGCCGCCGCTCGACGACGTCACCGGCACCGGCTTCATGGAGGGCTACAGCCACATGGGTTCGCTGGTGGTGGTGGACGCCCGCGTGGACCAGGCGCTCGCCGACGAACTGCACCGGCTGGCCGAAAAGTTCGACGCCTACACAGGGGTCTCGCTCAGTGCCACAATGGACGGCATCACGGCCCTGGTGCTCCGGTCCCTGTCCAACAGCACCGAAAAACTCAATACGCTACTGGGTGGCTGCAGCGGCCTTCTCCGTCAACGCTGGTTTGGCCAGGCGCCCCTGAACCTCAGGAAGTACTGATGACTACCTTGACCCAGTTCGCAGCCATGTACCGCGAGCGTGAGCAATTGCCGCTCCGGACGCGCCTGCTGGCCACCTTCGGTGCCGTGGGCGTCCTGCATCTTGCCGCCGTCGTGCTCCTGGTTGCGGGCACGGCAGCGTCGGGGCAGCCGCTGGCCTTCGGACTGGTGCTCACGGCCTATCTGGCCGGCATCAAGCACAGCTACGACTGGGACCACATCGCCGCGATCGACAATTCCACGCGGAAGTTCGTGGCCCAGCGGCAGGATCCCACCAGCGTCGGATTCGCCTTCAGCCTGGGGCACAGTTCGGTGGTGATCCTGGCTGGCGCGCTGGTGGTTTCCGGAGTGTCGCTGGTGGGCAGGTTCATGACGGAGGGCAGCACCGGAAACCTGGTCCTGGGGCTGATCGGCAGCGGGGTTTCCGGCCTTTTCCTGCTGGCCATGGGGATCTTCAACGGGTCGGCGTTTCTCGGTGCCGCCCGGTCCTACCGCAGGGTCCGCGGCGGCGGAACGGTGCTTGCCGGGGAACTGGAAGCCAAAGGCTTTGTTGCCCGTCTTATGGCCCGGCCGCTGTCCAGGGTGCGGCGGCCCAGGAACGTGTACGTGATCGGGTTCCTGTTCGGGCTCGGCTTTGATACCGCCACCACCATCGGACTGCTGGTGATGACGGCGGCGGCATCCTTGGCGGGTGTTTCGCCCGTCGCGCTGCTGGCTCTGCCGCTCGCGTTCACCGCCGCCATGACGCTGTGCGACACGACGAACGGCGTTGCCATGATGCGGATGTACAAGTCAGCCGTCCATGATCCCTTGCGCAAACTTGGGTTCAACGCCGTCATCACCGGGCTCTCGGCCCTGTCCGCGCTTTTCGTCGCAGTCATAACCCTCGGCGGCTTCTTCAATGCGGCGTTCGGGCTGAAGGACCCGCTTACCGCCTGGCTGGCCGGCGTCGATCTGGGCGATGCCGGGCTGCTGCTGGTGGCGGCATTCTTGGCGCTGTGGGGCGTCGCAACCCTGCTCGCGCGCCGGAGGGCTATGTCCTAGCGCCGAGCTTCGCCCGCAGGCCGCCGATAACCACGTCCAGGCCGAAATCGAAGGCGGTGGCACCGTTCTGGCCCCGGCCCGAGGAGTATGCCGAGGCCGTGCGGTTCTTCGCCGGGCGCGGCATTCCCACGGCCACGCACGCAATCGGCGACGCCGGGGTGGCCGCGGTCCTGGACGCCTTCGAGTCCCTGCCTCCGGGCACAGGGGCTACTCCGGCGTTGCCGGGAGTGCACCGGATCGAACACCTCGAGACCGTTCCCGATGAGCTGATCGGAAGGTTCTCCCGATCCGGCCTTATCGCCAGCATGCAGCCGACCCACTGTACGCACTACTCCCGCGCCGACCACTCGGACAACTGGTCCACCCGGCTCGGCACGGAAAGGGCAAACAACGCCTGGCGGTGTGCGGACCTCCGGGCTGCGGGAACCGTCCTGGGACTCGGCTCCGACTGGCCGATCGCCCCCTTCGAACCGCTGCCCATCCTGGCGGACGCGCAATTACGACGGCGGTCGGGCCACCCGGGCGAACAGCCGATTGTTCCCGGCCAGGCCCTCACGGCCCGTCAGGCGCTCGAAGGCTACACCTCGCACGCCGCCCGGGCAGCGGGGGAGTTGGCGGTTTCCGGCTCCATCACAGTGGGCAAGCGCGCCGACTTCACGGTGTTCGACGTGGATCCGCTGACTGCTGCTCCGGATGACCTTGCAGCGGCCCGGGTCCTGGCGACATTCGTGGACGGGCAGGCGCGGCACTCGGCGGTTGGGACCGGCGGGCAGCTGTCCTAGGAGCTGATGGGCTCAAGCCGCTTGCGCAGCAGGCAGAACTCGTTGCCCTCGGGGTCGGCCAGGACGTGCCATTGCTCGTCGCCGGTCTGCCCGACGTCGGCGGGACGGGCGCCGAGGGCCAGCAACCGCTCTAGCTCGGCGTCCTGGTCCCGGTCGACGGGGTTGACGTCGATGTGCAGGGGGAGCTTTCCGGTCCGCGGGTCGCTGCTGGGGCTCAGGATGATGGTGGGCTGCAAGCCGCCGAACCCGGCGTCGGGCGGGCCGATCTCGATCGCACCATCCTCCCGGTCGAGCTCGACGTAGCCGAGGAGCTCGCTCCAGAACCGCGCGAGCAGTTCGGGGTCGGCGCAGTTGAGGACAAGTTCGCTGATACGGCATGCCATGCACCTCAGTCTACGGAGACGCTCGGCGCGGATGCGGTAATTTCCGGACCCGCCTGTGGCGGCGCGGGATTGGGCCAGCCCTGTGGCCAGGGCATTCGCAGGACTGGCCCAGCCGCCGCGCGGTACCTTAGGAGACGGCGGCGGACGCCACCTCCGCGGGCGCCGCCTCCTCCTCAGGCAGGTCCGCCAGGAGCTCGGCCGCCGTGGGCGGATTGGCTCCGGGGCGGCGCACGGTTATCGCGGCGGCCTTCGAGGCGGTGCGTCCCAGCGTTTCCAGGACGGCCGGCGCCAGGCCATCCGTTCCCCGCGCAAGCAGTCCGTAGATCAGTGCCGCCATGTAGGAATCGCCGGCGCCGATGGTATCGGCCACGGTGGACCGGACGGCCGGCACCACCAGCTGCACGTCGGTAGTGGCAAGCAGCGACCCCTCGGAACCGCGCGTTACCACCGCCAGCCCCGCACCCAGCCCCAGAATCCGTGCTGCGGTGTCCTCGAGCTGCAGGCCCGGGTACAGCCATCTGGCATCCTCGTCGCTCAGCTTGACCACGTCAGTGAGCGAGACCAGCTCCTCGAAGATGGTCCGGGCCTCAGCCTGGCTGCCAAGGAGTGCCGGGCGGATGTTGGGATCGTAGGTGACCACGCATTCGCGGTGCGACTGCTCCAGGAGGGTCCTGACTGCTGATGCCCCCGGAGCCAGGAAGGTCGCGATCGAGCCGGTGTGGAGCACCTTGGGAAGGGACGGCGGGGCCACCGGCGGCAATTCCCAGTGGATGTCGAAGTCGTAGCTAGCGGCGCCGTCGGCAGCCAGTGTCGCGGTGGCGGTGGCCGTCCTGCCCGCTGTCCTGGAGCCGGGCAGGAGCGCGACGCCGGCGCGGTGCAGATGCGCCTCGATCGCCCGGCCGCGGTCGTCGTCGCCGATCGAGGTGAGGAGTTCGGTCCGGACGCCGAGCAGGCCCAGCCCGTAGGCAACGTTCGACGGCGATCCGCCCGGATGCTCGACGGTACCTTCCGCGGAGGCGACAACGTCCACCAGCGCTTCGCCGATGACGATGACATCCGGGGTTGCCGCCCGGGTTCCTGGGCTGGCAGGTCCTGCTTTGGAGGTTGGGATCACGGTGGGCCTTTCATGGGGCCGTCCGCGGGCCGGAGCCGGCCCGCGGACGGAGGTGGTGACGTGCTGGTTCGAAGGTGGCGCTGGTTTGGTGAGGCTGGGTTTTGGGTAGCGCTGCCTGGTCAGGCTGTGGCGGCGCCGGTCATGATCGCCACGGCGTCGGTCATGCTGTGCGACT from Arthrobacter globiformis harbors:
- a CDS encoding LacI family DNA-binding transcriptional regulator, translating into MAVTMNDVARAAGVSLKTVSNVLNNYEFIRPATRQKVLDAVAELGYEANLTARSLRSGKSRMLGLVVSDLSVPYYAELASKLMTVAAARDYRVLVEQSAATRANELTALQGSLSQLTDGLLFTPLVLDADAVAAARRGTKPLVMLGEHIDDPRFDLVTMKNVGAARAMTAHLLAGGRRRIAVIGASPGDRAGSPGLRLAGYREALADAGVDFDPALIVPSEWRRDGGSSAVARLLDSGQPFDAVFGLNDVLALGAMHELLLRGVRVPEDAAVAGFDDIDEARFSSPSLTTVAPGMNEIAERSVQLLIDRIEGAEKAAEGTHVEAQFELRIRASAP
- a CDS encoding cysteine hydrolase family protein, producing the protein MIALLIIDMQNAYFEAPELAAQQERLVSACNTLLEGFTSSGYKALLVGTEHERDKSTWTLNMLDDDQGFIFRGSKQAEAVPGLVTDGLPQLSKTRDSAFVGTNLLSRLRNWGADEVVLAGVSTHNCIAQTGADAFAHNIRVTYAEDAMASEDSQDAADMLRILSTTYRQPVQSSNEILARLSGGR
- a CDS encoding urease subunit gamma, yielding MHLLPREQEKLMIVVAADLARRRQRRGLKLNYPEAVAIISYELIEGARDGRTVAELMSYGTTLLSRDDVMEGVPEMIHDVQIEATFPDGTKLVTVHNPIR
- a CDS encoding urease subunit beta, coding for MIPGEYVLRPEPLVINAGREAIDVVVHNTGDRPVQVGSHYHFAEANPALEFDRGAAYGRRLDIPAGTAARFEPGDGKTVRLIRLAGSREVYGLSNAVNGSLGADRDTTDRDATDQDGVDREGGHQ
- the ureC gene encoding urease subunit alpha, with amino-acid sequence MSFELSRRQYADLYGPTTGDAIRLADTDLFLEIEKDLTNYGEEVVFGGGKVIRDGMGQNGQATRDGDVQGGAVPDSVITNVVVLDHTGIYKADVALRDGHIFRIGKAGNPQIADGVDIVIGASTEIIAGERKILTAGGVDTHIHFISADQAATALCSGVTTMVGGGTGPAEGTKATTVTPGKWHIQRMLQAAEGLPVNIGLLGKGHASTVEPLAEQIRAGAVGLKVHEDWGSTTSSIDTSLKVADEYDVQVAIHTDTLNECGFVEDTIRAIGGRVIHTFHTEGAGGGHAPDIIKIAGRPNVLPASTNPTLPYTRNTIEEHLDMLMVCHHLNPDIPEDVAFADSRIRAETIAAEDVLQDLGIFAITSSDSQAMGRVGEVITRTWQVADKMKKQRGVLKDPDGGAHGSAAGLGAESDNFRLKRYVAKYTINPAIAQGMADSVGSVEEGKFADLVLWDPAFFGVKPELVLKGGQIAYALMGDANASIPTPQPRTMRPMFATFGKALQQSSITFLSQAAIDAGVPDELGLEKVIRPVSGVRTLTKADLKYNDATPDIQVDPQTYAVTVDGEEITCEPSDILPMAQRYFLF
- the ureE gene encoding urease accessory protein UreE, with amino-acid sequence MIIEKVLGNLHEQPAESYIGVHREKVVLPSAQLVKRIQRVTTDHGNEIGIRLPAGSADLRDGDVLHLAETNMIVVSVLPTDVLVIAPRAIHEMGTVAHSLGNRHLQAQFFDEASEYGAEVMVCQYDHTVEDYLKHVGVPYDRQQRVMPVPFRHAEHSH
- a CDS encoding urease accessory protein UreF, which gives rise to MLNTVTSYQLALRQLTDSALPTGAFAHSLGFETYIDRGLVHDEESFGLWLGAFLSQQLTYSDALAMRFLYDGAPVAELDGLLTAQLLPRQVREASIKMGNRLLEIGTEVFPSAELSEYRALVSGGRAAGHQPLAFAVVARSLGVPSAEALAAYLFATVTSLTQNAVRAIPLGQTAGQRVLRNAHDAVAAAVERTARLAPDDFGAVSPGLEISQMRHERQRARMFMS
- the ureG gene encoding urease accessory protein UreG; amino-acid sequence: MTEPIKIGIGGPVGAGKTQLVERLTRHMSAEISMAAITNDIYTIEDAKILAANGILPEDRIIGVETGGCPHTAIREDTSMNTAAIEELKQRHPDLEVIFVESGGDNLSATFSPELVDFSVYIIDVAQGEKIPRKAGQGMIKSDLFIINKTDLAPHVGADLAVMERDSREFRGAKPFCFTNLKTDEGLEHVIEWIRRDVLMLDLAQ
- a CDS encoding urease accessory protein UreD, whose amino-acid sequence is MGELELQVAVRAGKSFTSHQYHRGALRVLRPHYLDDSGQVCYVVVNPGGAYLGADLYVLDVEVGDGADLLLTTQSATKIYRTPGSFAEQRMSVRLGEGSRLELAPDQVIAYREASYRQNTHITVRPTSSLVMAEVITPGWSPDGASFRYEELRLRNEIRVETGGDTRLLALDNLLVRPPLDDVTGTGFMEGYSHMGSLVVVDARVDQALADELHRLAEKFDAYTGVSLSATMDGITALVLRSLSNSTEKLNTLLGGCSGLLRQRWFGQAPLNLRKY
- a CDS encoding HoxN/HupN/NixA family nickel/cobalt transporter — translated: MTTLTQFAAMYREREQLPLRTRLLATFGAVGVLHLAAVVLLVAGTAASGQPLAFGLVLTAYLAGIKHSYDWDHIAAIDNSTRKFVAQRQDPTSVGFAFSLGHSSVVILAGALVVSGVSLVGRFMTEGSTGNLVLGLIGSGVSGLFLLAMGIFNGSAFLGAARSYRRVRGGGTVLAGELEAKGFVARLMARPLSRVRRPRNVYVIGFLFGLGFDTATTIGLLVMTAAASLAGVSPVALLALPLAFTAAMTLCDTTNGVAMMRMYKSAVHDPLRKLGFNAVITGLSALSALFVAVITLGGFFNAAFGLKDPLTAWLAGVDLGDAGLLLVAAFLALWGVATLLARRRAMS
- a CDS encoding amidohydrolase family protein: MAPFWPRPEEYAEAVRFFAGRGIPTATHAIGDAGVAAVLDAFESLPPGTGATPALPGVHRIEHLETVPDELIGRFSRSGLIASMQPTHCTHYSRADHSDNWSTRLGTERANNAWRCADLRAAGTVLGLGSDWPIAPFEPLPILADAQLRRRSGHPGEQPIVPGQALTARQALEGYTSHAARAAGELAVSGSITVGKRADFTVFDVDPLTAAPDDLAAARVLATFVDGQARHSAVGTGGQLS
- a CDS encoding VOC family protein, which encodes MACRISELVLNCADPELLARFWSELLGYVELDREDGAIEIGPPDAGFGGLQPTIILSPSSDPRTGKLPLHIDVNPVDRDQDAELERLLALGARPADVGQTGDEQWHVLADPEGNEFCLLRKRLEPISS
- a CDS encoding carbohydrate kinase family protein translates to MIPTSKAGPASPGTRAATPDVIVIGEALVDVVASAEGTVEHPGGSPSNVAYGLGLLGVRTELLTSIGDDDRGRAIEAHLHRAGVALLPGSRTAGRTATATATLAADGAASYDFDIHWELPPVAPPSLPKVLHTGSIATFLAPGASAVRTLLEQSHRECVVTYDPNIRPALLGSQAEARTIFEELVSLTDVVKLSDEDARWLYPGLQLEDTAARILGLGAGLAVVTRGSEGSLLATTDVQLVVPAVRSTVADTIGAGDSYMAALIYGLLARGTDGLAPAVLETLGRTASKAAAITVRRPGANPPTAAELLADLPEEEAAPAEVASAAVS